The Corynebacterium confusum genome has a window encoding:
- a CDS encoding tyramine oxidase subunit B, with protein MTASEQPDTRIDLIWLSEQDMIDAGVTDAAKCVETMEETLILLDKGDYRMAGASANSHGAQINFPDAPEFEGMPANGPDRRFMAMPAYIGGRFNNTGVKWYGSNADNRNHGLPRSIHVFVLNDTVTGAPKAIMSANLLSAYRTGAVPAVGVKHLAVDNAEEVGIIGPGVMSRTILASSITQRPSIKRVKIKGRTAASTERTANYLREQHPEIEFTVVDSEQDAVEGSDILIAGTSTSQDGPQGFPYFNKDWLKPGALVLAPAAARFDDDFVASGGARLVVDYKGLYAEWFNENGPDVTYERLLGIPGNRWWDMVQEGKLEESDIANIGAIADGQAPGRTNDEEIFFYSIGGMPVEDVAWATDVLDHARDKGLGTPLNLWNMPALS; from the coding sequence ATGACAGCAAGTGAACAACCTGATACCCGAATAGACCTCATCTGGTTGTCCGAACAAGACATGATCGACGCCGGTGTGACGGATGCCGCCAAGTGCGTCGAAACGATGGAAGAAACACTAATCCTGCTCGACAAGGGTGACTACCGCATGGCTGGTGCCTCCGCAAACAGCCACGGCGCGCAGATCAACTTCCCCGATGCCCCGGAGTTCGAGGGCATGCCGGCCAACGGTCCCGACCGCCGCTTCATGGCCATGCCGGCCTATATCGGCGGCCGCTTCAACAACACCGGTGTGAAGTGGTACGGCTCCAACGCGGACAACCGAAACCACGGGCTGCCGCGTTCTATCCACGTCTTTGTCCTCAACGACACGGTCACGGGAGCGCCGAAGGCCATCATGTCCGCGAATTTGCTCTCCGCCTACCGCACCGGCGCCGTGCCGGCCGTGGGCGTGAAGCACCTGGCCGTGGACAATGCCGAGGAGGTCGGCATCATCGGGCCGGGCGTGATGTCACGGACCATTCTGGCTTCCTCAATTACCCAGCGCCCGTCCATCAAGCGCGTCAAGATCAAGGGCCGTACGGCAGCCTCCACCGAACGCACCGCGAACTACCTGCGCGAGCAGCACCCGGAAATTGAGTTCACCGTCGTCGACAGCGAGCAGGACGCGGTGGAAGGTTCCGACATCCTCATCGCGGGCACCTCGACCTCCCAGGACGGCCCGCAGGGCTTCCCCTACTTCAACAAGGACTGGCTCAAGCCCGGCGCGCTGGTGCTGGCCCCGGCCGCCGCCCGCTTCGACGACGACTTCGTCGCCTCCGGCGGCGCCCGCCTCGTGGTGGACTACAAGGGCCTGTACGCCGAGTGGTTCAACGAGAACGGCCCCGACGTGACCTACGAGCGCCTACTCGGCATCCCCGGCAACCGCTGGTGGGACATGGTCCAGGAGGGCAAGCTGGAAGAGTCCGACATCGCCAATATCGGCGCCATCGCCGACGGCCAGGCCCCCGGCCGCACCAACGACGAGGAAATCTTCTTCTACTCCATCGGCGGCATGCCCGTCGAGGACGTCGCGTGGGCCACGGACGTCTTGGACCACGCCCGCGACAAGGGACTGGGCACACCGCTCAACCTCTGGAACATGCCGGCACTGTCCTAG
- a CDS encoding glycosyltransferase, translating into MFFIGRTRYSLFNPTSTSWRLTQQDGAATTGAKSPAETAKSVENYKKELYAPARLDLREEIFIQHTLPALAAAARDFDVVHVVSYSESLPEKYQRSLAAAAQRYDFLHLDKRPDGKAGTPLADIAREHVAAGEAFGQYRLDDDDVLSTEYFATMARYVRPEYCGMAVSLPLGVEGILHRGRVTNLRQAHFPMNSMGLMYICQFGEGGKLQSPRPAPHNMVDRKNPVILDSRKLGYVRFNHLSQDNALRAKDGPSMSSLVKAMSKYPRFEDGDTLERLFPTVAPLVVDERTANALPRPTLVWAAARLEMPRPLQAFRLELDHIFAPTARPHQGLVTLDIQTADGHPVPGGASLPGVPKSVQAEVGYYKYLDSRPGSGSSTVEVFLPDGFRVVGLGVRRFGKSLPFFLRSAELSFPSEQSELK; encoded by the coding sequence ATGTTTTTCATCGGACGCACGCGGTACAGCCTGTTCAACCCGACCTCGACGTCGTGGCGGCTGACCCAGCAGGACGGCGCCGCGACCACAGGCGCCAAATCCCCCGCCGAAACCGCCAAGAGCGTGGAGAATTACAAAAAAGAACTCTACGCCCCGGCCCGCTTGGACCTGCGGGAGGAGATCTTCATCCAGCACACACTGCCGGCCTTGGCCGCGGCCGCGCGGGATTTCGACGTGGTGCACGTGGTCTCCTACTCGGAGTCGCTGCCGGAAAAATACCAGCGCAGTCTCGCCGCGGCGGCGCAGCGCTACGATTTTCTGCACCTCGATAAGCGGCCCGACGGCAAGGCCGGGACTCCGTTGGCAGATATCGCGCGCGAGCACGTGGCCGCGGGCGAGGCCTTCGGACAGTACCGGCTCGACGATGACGACGTGCTGAGCACCGAGTACTTCGCCACCATGGCGCGCTATGTGCGGCCGGAGTACTGCGGGATGGCCGTCAGCTTGCCGCTCGGGGTGGAGGGCATCCTCCACCGGGGGCGCGTGACGAACCTGCGGCAGGCGCATTTCCCCATGAATTCCATGGGGCTGATGTACATCTGCCAGTTTGGCGAAGGAGGGAAGCTGCAATCTCCACGCCCGGCCCCACACAACATGGTGGACCGGAAGAACCCGGTCATCCTGGATTCGCGCAAGCTGGGCTATGTCCGCTTCAACCACCTGTCCCAGGACAACGCCTTGCGCGCCAAGGACGGGCCCTCCATGTCGAGCTTGGTCAAGGCGATGTCCAAATACCCGCGCTTCGAGGACGGCGACACCCTGGAGCGCCTGTTCCCCACGGTGGCGCCGCTGGTCGTGGATGAGCGCACTGCCAATGCCCTGCCCCGGCCCACTCTGGTGTGGGCAGCAGCCCGGTTAGAAATGCCCCGGCCGTTGCAGGCCTTCCGCCTGGAGCTTGACCATATTTTCGCGCCGACTGCCAGACCCCACCAAGGGCTGGTCACCTTGGACATCCAGACCGCGGACGGCCACCCAGTCCCCGGCGGCGCCTCGTTGCCGGGCGTACCGAAGTCCGTGCAAGCGGAGGTGGGCTACTACAAGTACCTGGACTCCCGGCCGGGGAGCGGGTCAAGCACGGTGGAGGTTTTCCTCCCGGACGGCTTCCGCGTGGTGGGGCTGGGGGTGCGCCGTTTCGGCAAATCTCTCCCGTTTTTCCTTCGGAGTGCTGAATTGAGCTTTCCGAGCGAGCAATCGGAACTAAAGTAG
- the glnA gene encoding type I glutamate--ammonia ligase, with protein sequence MQASSVHDVIDFIQAEQVRYLDIRFSDVFGAEHALTVPARLLTEETAREGFAFDGSSIPGFATVDKSDMTLIPDPGTAYLDPFRAHKTLNMQFFVRDPLSQASYSRDPRSIAQKAEAYLQETGIADTCSIGAEAEFYVFDSVRYSSGVNHSFHQVDSDEGWWRSGEETMMDGSPNRGNQIRINDGYFPVAPYDKTIPVRDDIAYNLELIGFDVERFHHEVATGGIQEVNYRFANLLKAGDDMQAFKYVVRNTAESHGQTATFMPKPLAGDGGSGMHAHQSLWKDGTPLFYDETGYAGLSDTARYYIGGLLKHAPAVLALTNPTVNSYRRLFSGFEAPVNLAYSQSNRSAAIRIPLSGENPKAKRIEFRAPDPSANPYLAFTAQMMAGIDGILNRIEPGEPVDKDLYELSPQERKDIPQVPHSLESSLAALEADHEFLTAGDVMTEDFLEAYARLKFDREILPLRQGPSPKEFELYYNV encoded by the coding sequence TTGCAGGCTTCCTCAGTCCACGATGTCATCGACTTCATCCAGGCGGAGCAGGTCCGCTACCTCGATATTCGCTTCAGCGACGTATTCGGTGCCGAGCATGCCCTGACCGTGCCCGCCCGCCTACTGACGGAGGAGACCGCCCGCGAGGGCTTCGCCTTCGACGGTTCCTCCATCCCCGGTTTCGCCACAGTTGATAAGTCGGACATGACGCTCATTCCCGATCCGGGCACGGCGTACCTCGACCCCTTCCGCGCCCACAAGACGCTGAACATGCAGTTCTTCGTCCGGGATCCCCTCTCCCAGGCCTCCTACTCCCGCGACCCACGCTCCATTGCCCAGAAGGCGGAGGCCTACCTGCAGGAGACCGGCATCGCCGATACCTGCTCCATCGGCGCGGAGGCGGAGTTCTACGTCTTCGACTCGGTCCGCTACTCCTCCGGCGTGAACCACTCCTTCCACCAGGTCGACTCGGATGAGGGCTGGTGGCGCTCGGGGGAGGAAACCATGATGGACGGCAGCCCGAACCGCGGTAACCAGATCCGCATCAACGACGGCTACTTCCCGGTTGCGCCCTACGACAAGACCATCCCGGTGCGCGACGACATCGCCTACAACCTGGAGCTCATCGGCTTTGACGTCGAGCGCTTCCACCACGAGGTCGCCACGGGCGGCATCCAGGAGGTCAACTACCGCTTCGCCAACCTCCTCAAGGCCGGCGACGACATGCAGGCCTTCAAGTACGTGGTACGCAATACCGCGGAAAGCCACGGGCAGACAGCCACCTTCATGCCCAAGCCTTTGGCCGGCGATGGCGGCTCCGGCATGCACGCCCACCAGTCGCTGTGGAAGGACGGCACGCCGCTCTTCTACGACGAGACCGGCTACGCCGGCCTGTCCGATACCGCACGCTACTACATCGGCGGGCTGCTCAAGCACGCACCGGCCGTGCTGGCGCTGACCAACCCCACGGTCAATTCCTACCGCCGTTTGTTCTCCGGCTTCGAAGCCCCAGTCAACCTGGCCTATTCCCAGTCCAATCGCTCCGCGGCCATCCGCATCCCCCTGAGCGGCGAAAACCCGAAGGCCAAGCGCATCGAGTTCCGCGCGCCCGATCCTTCGGCCAACCCCTACCTGGCGTTTACCGCGCAGATGATGGCCGGCATCGACGGCATCCTCAACCGCATCGAGCCCGGCGAGCCGGTGGACAAGGACCTGTACGAGCTCTCCCCGCAGGAGCGGAAGGACATCCCCCAGGTCCCCCACTCCCTGGAGTCCTCGCTGGCGGCCCTCGAGGCCGACCACGAGTTCCTCACCGCCGGCGACGTCATGACCGAGGACTTCCTCGAGGCCTACGCCCGGCTCAAGTTCGACCGCGAAATCCTGCCCCTGCGACAGGGCCCGTCCCCGAAGGAATTCGAGCTGTACTACAACGTCTAA
- a CDS encoding glycosyltransferase family 4 protein has product MKILVLSQYWYPENGVPQRRWAWLSRILIRNGHQVTVIAPPPHYQRKISLRQWLAQRSFRSARRAEEGPAGERVIRSGFFPAGRSLTQRIFNQASVAASMVLMHLNPSHQVRKLRPDLVIGTVPALPTSAVTRLVAGIHRVPYVIDLRDAWPDLLRESRDWNSGTGRRTLREKILSRGPLQVLTKATEKVMYSALRKSAGVITTTQRESDYLANYFARTMPGPKPELTTIRNVFAPRSDYDRQVKAPREGGLNVLYAGTLGRAQKLENALEATKIAQDKGLDVHLRMIGDGATWFALNERAEELGLDVEFHHRLPADQLREYYEWADTALVHLTDWDALERAIPSKTYELMQLGIHISAAVAGEAASLIHQLCAGHVVEPEHPEALADLWISLAKNPEMLQVGEAGRKWVEHQRDEVVPDNLLAILARIERNNVHMQHNQQNATR; this is encoded by the coding sequence GTGAAGATCCTTGTCCTTTCCCAGTACTGGTATCCGGAAAACGGGGTACCGCAGCGGCGGTGGGCGTGGCTCTCGCGGATCCTCATTCGCAACGGACACCAGGTCACCGTCATCGCGCCGCCCCCGCACTACCAGCGCAAGATCTCTCTCCGGCAATGGCTGGCCCAGCGCAGCTTCCGTTCCGCGCGCCGCGCCGAGGAAGGTCCCGCAGGGGAGCGGGTCATCCGCTCGGGATTCTTTCCCGCCGGCCGCTCGCTGACGCAGCGGATCTTTAACCAGGCATCGGTTGCCGCCTCGATGGTGCTGATGCACCTGAACCCCTCGCACCAGGTCCGCAAGCTGCGGCCGGATTTGGTCATCGGTACCGTGCCGGCCCTGCCGACCTCGGCGGTGACGCGGCTGGTGGCGGGGATCCACCGGGTGCCCTACGTCATCGACCTGCGTGACGCCTGGCCGGATCTGCTGCGCGAGAGCCGCGACTGGAATTCCGGGACGGGCCGGAGGACCCTGCGCGAAAAGATCTTGAGCCGCGGCCCGCTCCAAGTGCTGACCAAGGCCACCGAAAAAGTCATGTACTCGGCGCTGCGCAAGTCGGCCGGGGTCATCACCACCACCCAGCGGGAGAGCGACTACCTGGCCAACTACTTCGCCCGGACTATGCCGGGGCCAAAGCCGGAATTGACCACCATCCGCAACGTCTTCGCTCCCCGGTCGGACTACGACCGGCAGGTCAAGGCACCGCGAGAAGGCGGACTGAACGTGCTGTACGCCGGCACGCTGGGACGGGCCCAGAAGCTGGAAAACGCCCTGGAGGCCACCAAGATTGCCCAAGACAAGGGCCTGGATGTGCACCTGCGCATGATCGGCGACGGGGCTACCTGGTTCGCCCTGAATGAGCGTGCGGAAGAATTGGGCCTCGACGTCGAATTCCACCACCGGCTGCCGGCCGATCAGCTCCGGGAATACTACGAGTGGGCGGATACCGCCCTGGTGCACCTGACCGATTGGGACGCCCTGGAGCGCGCTATCCCGTCCAAGACCTACGAGCTCATGCAGTTAGGCATCCACATCAGCGCGGCCGTGGCCGGAGAGGCCGCGTCGCTCATCCACCAGCTGTGCGCCGGCCACGTCGTGGAGCCGGAACACCCGGAGGCCCTGGCGGATCTGTGGATTAGCCTCGCTAAGAACCCGGAGATGCTCCAGGTCGGCGAGGCCGGCAGGAAGTGGGTGGAGCACCAGCGCGACGAGGTGGTGCCGGATAACCTGCTCGCCATCCTCGCCCGGATCGAGCGCAACAACGTCCACATGCAGCACAACCAGCAGAACGCGACCAGGTAG
- a CDS encoding Dyp-type peroxidase, translating to MQPHELSQTIILPQTKVAFFINLKVPEGQEQAAIDALTGLSGTVDGVSFRDPHSHLSAVVGIGSQLWDRLFDPSTAPKPEGLHDFVPLEGDKHSAPSTGGDLFFHIRSDEFDRAFELTRRIKGLLGDEVETLDEVHAFRYMDFRDPLGFVDGTESPQGRAGADAALIAEGQWAGGSYIVEQKYTHNLKDWEKIGVEEQQRVIGRTKAEDIEFDDAEKPHNSHVFLNSVEDADGNSLEIVRDNLAFGKGTGEQGTFFMSYANDVRVTELMLRRMFLGEPRGNYDRILDFSTPLTGANFFAPPQEFIDAADEYVRPGLLPDDDAPADPSQPATQLSAAKGLYPQD from the coding sequence ATGCAACCCCATGAGCTTTCCCAGACGATCATCCTGCCGCAGACCAAGGTGGCCTTCTTTATCAACCTCAAGGTGCCCGAAGGTCAGGAGCAGGCGGCTATCGATGCCCTGACCGGCCTGTCCGGCACCGTCGACGGCGTCAGCTTCCGCGATCCGCACTCACACCTGAGCGCCGTGGTGGGCATTGGCTCCCAGTTGTGGGACCGGCTTTTCGACCCGTCTACCGCGCCGAAGCCGGAGGGGCTGCACGACTTCGTGCCGCTGGAGGGCGACAAGCACTCCGCGCCCTCGACGGGCGGGGACCTGTTTTTCCATATCCGCTCGGACGAATTCGACCGTGCCTTCGAGCTGACCCGCCGCATCAAGGGGCTGTTGGGCGACGAGGTGGAAACCCTCGACGAAGTCCACGCCTTCCGCTACATGGACTTCCGCGACCCGCTGGGCTTCGTGGACGGCACCGAGTCCCCGCAGGGGCGCGCCGGCGCCGACGCCGCGCTGATTGCCGAGGGCCAGTGGGCCGGCGGCAGCTACATCGTGGAGCAGAAATACACCCACAACCTGAAGGACTGGGAGAAGATTGGCGTCGAGGAACAGCAGCGCGTTATCGGCCGCACCAAGGCCGAGGACATCGAGTTCGACGACGCCGAGAAGCCGCACAACAGCCACGTTTTCCTGAACTCTGTGGAGGACGCCGACGGCAACTCCCTGGAGATCGTCCGCGACAACCTGGCCTTCGGCAAGGGCACCGGCGAGCAAGGCACTTTCTTCATGAGCTACGCTAACGACGTCCGCGTCACCGAGCTGATGCTGCGCCGCATGTTCCTAGGCGAGCCCCGCGGCAACTACGATCGCATCCTCGATTTCTCCACCCCGCTGACGGGCGCGAACTTCTTCGCCCCGCCGCAGGAGTTCATCGACGCCGCCGACGAGTACGTCCGCCCCGGCCTCCTGCCGGACGACGACGCGCCGGCGGATCCCAGCCAGCCCGCCACGCAGCTGAGCGCCGCCAAGGGGCTCTACCCGCAGGACTAG
- a CDS encoding glycosyltransferase family protein, whose translation MNLSELRTALWHLRKGGFRQLGRHLEHRENLRLKASQDAADKQRVEEMKRAELRGFDPLGFEEFPENTSRPKPFGHYRVGAILDDFSHLAWGGEFDLVPLSPESWREEIAEGIDFLLVESAWQGNSGAWRYQVVGSNAPSDNLRELVAHCRVSGIPTVFWNKEDPAHFDDFLASAELFEVVATTDAACASRYQEALPDSRVVVAPFAAQPRVHNPIRTAVSGRYQRGDLCFAGTYFHHKFPDRARQMEFILRAGLLASDNLHSALTIYSRNQDVDDKYTFPAPFDEWVVGALPYGRMLSAYRGYKVFLNVNTVTDSPTMFSRRVVELLAVGTAVATTPAEGISRLFGPGEVLSIDSPAEQPGEEAEEAIDAAAASIEALVRSPLARDRMVHKAQRIIWEGHTYTHRAEQIVQAAGLPADNEWTGRPKVTVIMATNRPERVPEALDQIVAQREVELEVLVGFHGIAAPQQVPAGVLFREFPAGASLGEVLNGLVGEASGDYVAKMDDDDCYGPDYLRDQVNALRYSGAEVVGKQASYLYLADTDELVLRKPWREHLWTDLVLGATLTGRRETFVDHPFRELGRGEDTQFLRDVAAAGGRIYSADRFNYIQVRAAHGHTWDVEASALKRNGNVESYGLNRDHVFVGREAGED comes from the coding sequence ATGAACCTTTCCGAATTACGGACCGCCTTGTGGCACCTGCGCAAGGGCGGTTTCCGGCAGCTGGGAAGGCACCTGGAGCACCGGGAGAATCTCCGGCTGAAGGCCTCGCAGGACGCGGCGGATAAGCAGCGGGTAGAGGAGATGAAGCGCGCCGAGCTCCGCGGTTTCGATCCGCTGGGTTTTGAGGAGTTCCCGGAAAACACGTCCCGGCCCAAGCCTTTTGGCCATTACCGGGTGGGCGCCATCCTGGATGATTTCTCGCACCTGGCCTGGGGAGGGGAATTCGACCTGGTGCCACTGTCCCCGGAGAGCTGGCGCGAGGAGATCGCTGAAGGCATTGATTTCCTGCTGGTTGAGTCCGCCTGGCAGGGAAACTCCGGGGCCTGGCGCTACCAGGTCGTCGGCAGCAACGCTCCCTCGGACAACCTGCGCGAGTTGGTTGCGCACTGCCGGGTATCCGGCATCCCCACGGTGTTCTGGAACAAGGAGGACCCGGCCCACTTCGACGACTTTCTCGCTTCCGCGGAGCTCTTTGAGGTCGTCGCTACTACCGATGCCGCCTGCGCGTCCCGCTACCAGGAGGCGCTGCCAGACAGCCGCGTGGTGGTCGCTCCCTTCGCCGCCCAGCCCCGGGTGCACAACCCCATCCGCACGGCGGTCAGCGGGCGTTATCAGCGCGGGGACCTCTGCTTTGCGGGAACCTATTTCCACCACAAGTTCCCGGACCGGGCCCGGCAGATGGAGTTCATCCTGCGCGCCGGGCTGCTAGCCAGCGACAACCTGCATTCGGCGCTGACCATCTATTCGCGCAACCAGGACGTGGACGACAAATACACCTTCCCGGCGCCTTTCGACGAGTGGGTCGTAGGCGCGTTGCCCTACGGGCGGATGCTCAGCGCCTACCGCGGCTACAAAGTCTTCCTCAACGTCAACACCGTCACGGATAGCCCGACCATGTTTTCCCGCCGCGTCGTGGAGCTGCTCGCCGTCGGCACTGCGGTCGCGACCACGCCGGCGGAGGGGATATCCCGCCTGTTCGGCCCCGGCGAAGTCCTGAGCATCGACAGCCCCGCGGAACAGCCGGGCGAGGAGGCGGAGGAGGCCATCGACGCGGCTGCGGCGAGCATCGAGGCCTTGGTGCGCTCCCCGCTCGCGCGGGACCGGATGGTGCATAAGGCCCAGCGGATCATTTGGGAGGGGCACACCTATACCCACCGCGCCGAGCAGATCGTCCAAGCGGCAGGCCTGCCTGCGGATAACGAATGGACCGGCCGGCCGAAGGTTACGGTCATCATGGCTACCAACCGGCCGGAGCGCGTGCCAGAGGCCCTGGACCAGATCGTGGCCCAGCGCGAGGTCGAGCTGGAGGTTCTAGTAGGATTTCACGGGATTGCTGCCCCACAGCAGGTCCCGGCGGGTGTGCTCTTCCGCGAATTTCCCGCGGGGGCGAGCCTGGGCGAGGTCCTCAACGGGCTGGTGGGCGAGGCGAGCGGTGACTACGTGGCCAAGATGGACGATGACGATTGCTACGGGCCGGACTACCTGCGCGACCAGGTCAACGCCCTGCGCTATTCCGGGGCCGAGGTCGTGGGCAAGCAGGCGTCCTACCTGTACCTGGCCGACACCGATGAGCTGGTGCTGCGTAAACCGTGGCGCGAGCACCTGTGGACCGACTTGGTCTTAGGTGCGACGCTGACCGGCAGGCGGGAGACCTTCGTGGATCATCCCTTCCGGGAGCTCGGCAGGGGCGAGGACACCCAGTTCCTGCGCGACGTGGCCGCCGCGGGCGGCAGGATTTACTCGGCCGACCGTTTCAACTACATCCAGGTCCGCGCCGCCCACGGGCACACCTGGGACGTGGAGGCCTCGGCGCTCAAGCGCAACGGGAACGTGGAAAGCTACGGGCTCAACCGGGACCACGTCTTCGTGGGCCGGGAAGCAGGCGAGGACTAG
- the wecB gene encoding non-hydrolyzing UDP-N-acetylglucosamine 2-epimerase, which yields MPAPKIMTVYGTRPEAIKVAPVIKALDQDDRFESVPVSTGQHKEMLEQVNSMFGITPVHDLGLMKPGQGLNELVSRALVGLDEVIAQENPDAIISQGDTSTAMAAALAGFQRGVKVIHLEAGLRTGDISSPFPEEANRRIIGQVAALHLAPTEGAMENLRKENFRSKDIVVTGNTVIDALLEAAGWDTEFADPALQAAAATDKRLVVVTTHRRENLDAMKNIGDAVADLATEYPDTYFALPLHLNPKVRQAVLPEVENLDNVIITDPLPYDQFTQLQNRASIILTDSGGVQEEAPALGKPVLVMRSNTERPEAVVAGTVKLVGTDRDLITAEARLLLEDDAAYAAMANAVNPYGDGQGAARSVAAIANLFGLGERLPDFAPSAAD from the coding sequence ATGCCTGCCCCGAAGATCATGACGGTCTACGGTACCCGCCCAGAAGCCATCAAGGTGGCGCCGGTCATCAAGGCCCTCGACCAGGATGATCGTTTTGAATCCGTGCCGGTGTCCACCGGCCAGCACAAGGAGATGCTCGAGCAGGTCAACTCCATGTTCGGGATTACTCCGGTCCACGATCTGGGCCTGATGAAGCCGGGGCAGGGCTTAAACGAACTGGTCTCCCGCGCGCTGGTGGGCCTGGACGAGGTCATCGCTCAGGAGAACCCGGACGCGATCATCTCCCAGGGGGATACCTCCACCGCGATGGCCGCGGCGCTGGCCGGCTTCCAGCGCGGCGTCAAGGTCATCCATCTGGAGGCTGGTCTGCGTACCGGCGATATCTCTTCCCCGTTCCCGGAGGAGGCCAACCGCCGGATCATCGGGCAGGTCGCGGCCCTGCACTTGGCGCCGACCGAGGGCGCGATGGAAAACCTGCGCAAGGAGAACTTCCGCAGCAAGGACATCGTGGTCACGGGCAACACCGTCATCGACGCGTTGCTCGAGGCCGCCGGCTGGGACACCGAGTTCGCCGATCCGGCGCTGCAGGCCGCCGCGGCCACGGATAAGCGCCTGGTCGTGGTGACCACTCACCGCCGGGAGAACCTGGACGCGATGAAGAATATCGGCGACGCGGTCGCCGACCTGGCCACAGAATATCCAGACACCTACTTCGCCTTGCCGTTGCACCTGAACCCGAAGGTGCGCCAGGCGGTGCTGCCGGAGGTAGAAAATCTGGACAACGTCATCATCACCGACCCGCTACCGTACGACCAGTTCACCCAGCTGCAAAACCGCGCGAGCATCATCCTGACCGACTCCGGCGGAGTCCAGGAGGAGGCCCCGGCGCTGGGCAAGCCGGTGCTGGTGATGCGCTCGAATACCGAGCGCCCCGAGGCCGTCGTGGCCGGCACCGTCAAGCTGGTGGGTACCGACCGCGACCTCATCACCGCGGAGGCTCGTCTCCTGCTTGAGGACGACGCCGCCTACGCCGCCATGGCGAATGCGGTCAACCCCTACGGCGACGGCCAGGGCGCGGCGCGCTCGGTGGCCGCCATCGCGAACCTGTTCGGCCTGGGCGAGCGCCTGCCGGACTTCGCGCCGTCTGCCGCTGACTAG